A window from Callospermophilus lateralis isolate mCalLat2 unplaced genomic scaffold, mCalLat2.hap1 Scaffold_1734, whole genome shotgun sequence encodes these proteins:
- the LOC143387125 gene encoding olfactory receptor 14C36-like produces MANATMATEFLLLASPDGWDLSFLYFTVFPITYLGTLLGNLLIVTVTTADQNLHTPMYFFLRNLSILDMCYISITVPNACVNSLTGNRAISVAGCATQIFLVIFCAYVEMLFLTIMAWDRYVAICQPLQYPLIMNPQFCVHVTLASLLSGLLYAVVHTGNTFRLSFCQSNVVHQFFCDVPSLLKLSCSDTTSNLVLLLVSAVLICGGCFLFIVMSYIHILSAVLKFPTGNSSKAFSPCTPHILVFSIFLSSGAGVYLRPSEESHTLQDMVLSTFYTMVPPFLNPLIYSLRNKQVKEAMRRIILSRITYITQ; encoded by the coding sequence ATGGCCAATGCCACCATGGCAACTGAATTTCTCCTCCTGGCCTCTCCTGATGGCTGGGATCTGAGTTTCCTCTATTTCACAGTATTCCCAATTACCTACCTGGGTACCTTGTTGGGGAACCTTCTCATTGTCACTGTCACCACTGCTGACCAGAACCTGCAcacacccatgtacttcttcctcaggaACCTGTCCATCTTGGACATGTGCTACATTTCCATCACTGTCCCCAATGCCTGTGTCAACTCTCTCACTGGCAACAGGGCCATTTCAGTGGCTGGCTGTGCAACGCAGATCTTCTTGGTCATTTTCTGTGCATATGTGGAGATGCTATTTCTCACCATCATGGCCTGggaccgctatgtggccatctgccaGCCCCTCCAGTACCCGCTCATCATGAACCCCCAGTTTTGTGTCCACGTGACCCTGGCTTCCCTGCTCAGTGGTCTGCTGTATGCAGTTGTGCACACGGGGAACACATTCCGGCTGTCCTTCTGCCAGTCAAACGTGGTCCACCAGTTCTTCTGTGATGTCCCCTCTCTGCTGAAGCTCTCCTGCTCTGACACCACCAGTAACCTGGTCCTCCTTCTTGTCTCTGCTGTGTTGATTTGTGGTGGTTGCTTCCTTTTTATTGTGATGTCATATATTCACATACTTTCTGCTGTGCTAAAATTTCCCACTGGGAACTCATCGAAGGCCTTCTCCCCCTGCACCCCTCATATCCTTGTTTTTTCCATCTTCCTCAGTTCTGGTGCAGGTGTGTACCTGAGGCCTTCAGAAGAATCTCACACACTCCAGGACATGGTTCTCTCTACCTTTTACACCATGGTTCCTCCCTTCCTGAATCCTCTCATCTACAGTCTCAGGAACAAACAGGTAAAGGAAGCTATGAGGAGAATAAT